The Hevea brasiliensis isolate MT/VB/25A 57/8 chromosome 1, ASM3005281v1, whole genome shotgun sequence genome has a window encoding:
- the LOC110635774 gene encoding protein EMBRYO DEFECTIVE 1674 isoform X2: protein MGERTSRSRNSKDAFSPLSPSDRKTIISASCLSLKSVLLHDWWLVKAEDKGIAVAGFASRERIDATTLETSDGITIQISGFINRSQTHQNGFPFMVCNSFLLGFPYRWKECVSQCCGEESSKSSGTDASTFLPLTLDNLPATTLRDHVMCFPEDSENFICDILGKLRDNAFQYASVAGNSNLANECPNSEIEETLRNHKKVKTDQMHIDDDDRILEARDVVTKVNQSKGVVTRSMSRSRNLRSNIEGETSAQLSTSAAKKNESAGVVCALHASSTQVLP, encoded by the exons ATGGGGGAGAGAACGAGCCGTAGCAGGAACTCAAAAGACGCATTTTCTCCCCTTTCTCCCTCTGATCGTAAAACTATCATTTCTGCTTCTTGCTTGTCGCTCAAATCT GTGTTATTGCACGATTGGTGGCTGGTTAAGGCGGAAGACAAGGGGATTGCTGTTGCTGGGTTTGCTTCAAGGGA GAGAATTGATGCCACCACTCTAGAGACCTCAGAtggcatcacaattcaaatcagtgGCTTCATAAATAGGTCTCAAACACATCAAAATGGCTTCCCATTTATG GTTTGCAATAGTTTCCTGCTTGGCTTTCCATATCGCTGGAAAGAGTGTGTTAGTCAATGCTGTGGTGAAGAATCTTCTAAAAGTTCAGGCACTGATGCAAGTACTTTCTTACCATTGACTTTGGATAATCTTCCAGCAACAACGCTACGCGATCATGTTATGTGCTTTCCTGaagattctgaaaattttatttgtgataTCTTGGGAAAACTCAGGGACAATGCATTCCAATATGCTTCAGTGGCAGGCAATTCAAACTTGGCAAATGAATGTCCAAACTCTGAAATcgaagaaactttgaggaatcaTAAGAAGGTGAAGACTGATCAGATGCACATAGATGATGATGACAGAATCTTGGAAGCAAGAGATGTAGTAACCAAAGTTAACCAAAGTAAAGGTGTTGTCACAAGAAGTATGTCGAGATCAAGGAATCTTAGAAGCAACATTGAGGGTGAAACTAGTGCTCAGCTTTCAACATCAGCAGCCAAAAAGAACGAATCAGCAGGAGTTGTATGTGCACTGCATGCGAGTTCCACACAAGTATTACCTTGA
- the LOC110635774 gene encoding protein EMBRYO DEFECTIVE 1674 isoform X1 — translation MGERTSRSRNSKDAFSPLSPSDRKTIISASCLSLKSVLLHDWWLVKAEDKGIAVAGFASRDKGGPRAFTSAPICRRIDATTLETSDGITIQISGFINRSQTHQNGFPFMVCNSFLLGFPYRWKECVSQCCGEESSKSSGTDASTFLPLTLDNLPATTLRDHVMCFPEDSENFICDILGKLRDNAFQYASVAGNSNLANECPNSEIEETLRNHKKVKTDQMHIDDDDRILEARDVVTKVNQSKGVVTRSMSRSRNLRSNIEGETSAQLSTSAAKKNESAGVVCALHASSTQVLP, via the exons ATGGGGGAGAGAACGAGCCGTAGCAGGAACTCAAAAGACGCATTTTCTCCCCTTTCTCCCTCTGATCGTAAAACTATCATTTCTGCTTCTTGCTTGTCGCTCAAATCT GTGTTATTGCACGATTGGTGGCTGGTTAAGGCGGAAGACAAGGGGATTGCTGTTGCTGGGTTTGCTTCAAGGGA CAAAGGAGGACCAAGAGCCTTTACCTCTGCACCAATATGCAGGAGAATTGATGCCACCACTCTAGAGACCTCAGAtggcatcacaattcaaatcagtgGCTTCATAAATAGGTCTCAAACACATCAAAATGGCTTCCCATTTATG GTTTGCAATAGTTTCCTGCTTGGCTTTCCATATCGCTGGAAAGAGTGTGTTAGTCAATGCTGTGGTGAAGAATCTTCTAAAAGTTCAGGCACTGATGCAAGTACTTTCTTACCATTGACTTTGGATAATCTTCCAGCAACAACGCTACGCGATCATGTTATGTGCTTTCCTGaagattctgaaaattttatttgtgataTCTTGGGAAAACTCAGGGACAATGCATTCCAATATGCTTCAGTGGCAGGCAATTCAAACTTGGCAAATGAATGTCCAAACTCTGAAATcgaagaaactttgaggaatcaTAAGAAGGTGAAGACTGATCAGATGCACATAGATGATGATGACAGAATCTTGGAAGCAAGAGATGTAGTAACCAAAGTTAACCAAAGTAAAGGTGTTGTCACAAGAAGTATGTCGAGATCAAGGAATCTTAGAAGCAACATTGAGGGTGAAACTAGTGCTCAGCTTTCAACATCAGCAGCCAAAAAGAACGAATCAGCAGGAGTTGTATGTGCACTGCATGCGAGTTCCACACAAGTATTACCTTGA